One part of the Tachysurus fulvidraco isolate hzauxx_2018 chromosome 23, HZAU_PFXX_2.0, whole genome shotgun sequence genome encodes these proteins:
- the zgc:158659 gene encoding phosphatidylinositol 4,5-bisphosphate 3-kinase catalytic subunit alpha isoform isoform X1 has translation MAPRPSSGELWGLHLMPPRILVDCCLPNGMLVSLECLREAPLISIKQQLFTEARKYPLYHLLQEESCYIFVGVTQEAEREEFYDETRRLCDLRLFHPILKVIEPLGNREEKILNREIGFAIGMPICEFELVKDSEVQDFRRSILSVCREAMEEREGGGPHTHALYVYPPSVESSPQLPQHIYAKLDKGRLIVTIWVVVSPSNAKQKYTLKIAHDCVPEQLIAEAIRKKTRSMHLSAQQLRLCVQEYQGQYILKVCGCDEYLLEKYPLSQYKYIRSCIIVGKLPHLMLVSKDSVYDQLPCSGFVTPSYSRRTPQPSPSPGGGDPTNPRSLWTFNAHTPLRIRLICATYVNVNIRDIDKIYVRTGIYHGGEPLCDNVNTQRVPCSNPRWNEWLMYDITLTDLPRAARLCLSICSVKGRKGAKEEHCPLAWGNVNLFDYKDTLVSGKVALSLWPVPHGLEDLLNPIGVAGSNPNKETPCVELEFPSFNHTVVFPDEQQIEEHANWIISRELGYNYSLSLSNRLVCDSSISQAEAEQLRALCNRDPLYELSEQEKDFLWRHRHYCVNIPECLPKLLLSVKWNSRDEVSQMYCLLRDWPLMQPESALELLDCNFPDPMVREFALRCLMQGLTDDKISQYLLQLVQVLKYEMYLDNPLARFLIKKALTNQRIGHFFFWHLKSEMHNKTVSRRFGLLLEAFCRSCGIYLKHLNRQVEAMDKLVNITDMLKHEKKDETQKTQMKFLVEHMSRPDYMEALQGFVSPLNPVHQLGNLRLEECRIMSSAKRPLWLNWENPDIMSELLFTNNEIIFKNGDDLRQDMLTLQIIRIMESIWQNQGLDLRMLPYGCLSIGDCVGLIEVVRNSFTIMQIQCKGGLKGALQFNSNTLHHWIREKNKGENYDSAIDLFTRSCAGYCVATFILGIGDRHNSNIMVKENGQLFHIDFGHFLDHKKKKFGYKRERVPFVLTQDFLIVISKGVQECTKTKEFERFQGMCYKAYLAIRQHAGLFINLFSLLLGCGMPELQSFDDISYLRKTLALEKSQQEALEYFTKQMNDAHHGGWTTKMDWIFHTIRHMPNEH, from the exons atGGCCCCAAGGCCATCTTCAGGTGAGTTATGGGGTCTACACCTGATGCCCCCCCGTATTTTGGTGGATTGCTGTTTACCCAATGGGATGCTCGTCAGTCTGGAGTGTTTACGTGAAGCTCCACTCATCAGCATTAAACAGCAGCTATTCACAGAGGCCCGCAAATACCCCCTCTACCACCTCCTGCAG GAGGAGTCATGTTACATCTTTGTGGGTGTGACCCAGGAGGCAGAGAGGGAGGAGTTTTACGATGAAACACGGCGACTGTGTGACCTTCGACTTTTCCATCCTATCCTGAAGGTCATAGAACCGCTTGGCAACCGAGAAGAGAAAATCCTGAACCGTGAGATTG GATTTGCTATAGGAATGCCGATCTGTGAGTTTGAGCTGGTGAAAGACTCGGAGGTGCAGGACTTCAGGAGGAGCatcctgagtgtgtgtagggAGGCAATGGAGGAGCGTGAGGGAggaggaccacacacacacgctctgtacGTTTACCCCCCCAGTGTGGAGTCATCACCACAACTACCACAACACATCTATGCCAAACTCGACAAAG gGCGTTTAATTGTAACCATCTGGGTGGTGGTGTCTCCATCTAATGCCAAGCAGAAGTACACGCTGAAGATCGCTCACGACTGTGTGCCAGAGCAACTGATCGCTGAGGCTATCAGAAAGAAGACACGCAGTATGCACCTGTCGGCCCAGCAGCTCCgcctgtgtgtgcaggagtATCAGGGGCAGTATATCCTCAAGGTGTGTGGCTGTGATGAGTACCTGCTAGAGAAGTACCCGCTCAGCCAGTACAAG tacatccGTAGTTGTATCATTGTGGGGAAGCTGCCACACCTCATGTTGGTCAGTAAGGACAGTGTGTATGATCAGTTGCCATGCAGTGGCTTCGTTACTCCCTCATACAGCCGTCGCACGCCCCAGCCGAGTCCAAGCCCCGGAGGGGGTGACCCCACTAACCCCCGCTCACTCTGGACCTTCAATGCTCACACTCCACTCCGCATCAGACTCATCTGCGCCACCTACGTCAATGTCAATATCCGAGACATAGACAAG atATATGTGAGGACTGGTATATATCATGGAGGAGAGCCTTTATGTGACAATGTCAACACACAGAGAGTTCCATGTTCCAACCCCCG GTGGAACGAGTGGCTAATGTATGATATCACTTTGACTGATCTCCCACGTGCTGctcgtctctgtctctccatttGCTCCGTCAAGGGTCGTAAGGGGGCTAAAGAG gagcacTGTCCTCTGGCTTGGGGCAATGTTAATCTGTTTGATTATAAAGACACATTGGTCAGTGGTAAAGTTGCTCTGAGTCTGTGGCCTGTTCCACATGGACTAGAGGATCTGCTCAATCCCATTGGTGTGGCAGGATCCAATCccaacaag gAGACCCCATGTGTAGAGTTGGAGTTCCCCTCTTTTAATCACACAGTGGTTTTTCCGGATGAACAGCAGATTGAGGAACATGCTAACTGGATCATCTCCCGAGAGCTGGGATACAACTACTCCCTCAGCctg agtaatCGGTTGGTGTGTGACAGCTCTATCTCTCAGGCGGAAGCTGAACAACTTCGTGCTCTCTGCAACCGAGACCCACTGTATGAGCTCTCAGAGCAGGAGAAAGACTTTCTATGGAGACatcg acattACTGTGTGAATATTCCAGAATGTCTTCCTAAACTGCTTTTGTCTGTCAAATGGAATTCACGGGATGAGGTGTCCCAg atGTATTGTCTGCTCCGTGATTGGCCCCTCATGCAGCCTGAGTCAGCTCTGGAGTTGTTGGACTGTAATTTTCCTGACCCGATGGTGAGAGAGTTTGCTCTGCGGTGCCTTATGCAGGGACTCACTGATGACAAGATCAGTCAGTACCTACTGCAGCTcgttcag gtttTAAAGTATGAGATGTATCTGGATAATCCACTGGCTCGGTTCCTCATTAAAAAagctctgaccaatcagaggatAGGACACTTTTTCTTCTGGCACCTGAA gtcagagATGCACAATAAGACAGTGTCTCGGCGGTTTGGTTTGCTGTTAGAAGCGTTCTGCAGGTCATGTGGGATTTACCTGAAACACCTAAACAGACAGGTTGAAGCCATGGACAAGCTGGTGAACATCACTGACATGCTGAAACATGAAAAGAAGGATGAGACGCAGAAG ACTCAGATGAAGTTTCTGGTTGAACACATGTCACGTCCCGATTACATGGAGGCTCTGCAGGGCTTTGTCTCTCCTCTGAATCCTGTACACCAACTGGGTAACCTCag GTTGGAGGAGTGCAGGATCATGTCTTCAGCAAAGCGTCCTCTTTGGCTGAACTGGGAGAATCCTGACATCATGAGTGAACTTCTCTTCACCAACAACGAGATTATCTTTAAAAATGGAGATG accTGAGGCAGGACATGCTGACACTACAGATCATCAGGATCATGGAGAGCATTTGGCAGAATCAGGGACTCGACCTGCG GATGTTGCCGTATGGGTGTCTCTCTATCGGGGACTGTGTGGGTCTGATTGAGGTGGTGAGGAACTCCTTCACTATAATGCAGATTCAGTGTAAAGGAGGCCTGAAGGGGGCGCTACAGtttaacagtaacacactgcaCCACTGGATCAGAGAGAAGAACAAGGGGGagaa ttatgACAGTGCAATCGATCTGTTCACTCGTTCATGTGCTGGTTACTGTGTAGCCACGTTTATCCTTGGAATTGGAGACAGACACAACAGCAACATCATGGTCAAAGAGAATggacag TTGTTCCATATAGACTTTGGACATTTTCTGGACcataagaagaagaagtttgGTTATAAGCGTGAGCGTGTCCCCTTCGTCCTCACACAGGATTTCCTCATCGTCATCAGCAAAGGAGTGCAGGAGTGTACCAAGACCAAGGAGTTTGAgag gtttCAGGGGATGTGTTACAAAGCATACCTGGCGATCCGTCAGCACGCAGGTCTTTTTATTAACCTGTTCTCATTGTTGTTGGGCTGTGGGATGCCCGAGCTGCAGAGCTTTGACGACATCTCCTACCTGAGGAAAACCCTCGCTCTGGAGAAGAGCCAGCAGGAGGCGCTGGAGTACTTCACCAAGCAGATGAACGATGCCCACCATGGCGGCTGGACCACCAAGATGGACTGGATCTTCCACACTATTCGTCACATGCCCAAtgagcactga
- the zgc:158659 gene encoding phosphatidylinositol 4,5-bisphosphate 3-kinase catalytic subunit alpha isoform isoform X2, with protein sequence MPICEFELVKDSEVQDFRRSILSVCREAMEEREGGGPHTHALYVYPPSVESSPQLPQHIYAKLDKGRLIVTIWVVVSPSNAKQKYTLKIAHDCVPEQLIAEAIRKKTRSMHLSAQQLRLCVQEYQGQYILKVCGCDEYLLEKYPLSQYKYIRSCIIVGKLPHLMLVSKDSVYDQLPCSGFVTPSYSRRTPQPSPSPGGGDPTNPRSLWTFNAHTPLRIRLICATYVNVNIRDIDKIYVRTGIYHGGEPLCDNVNTQRVPCSNPRWNEWLMYDITLTDLPRAARLCLSICSVKGRKGAKEEHCPLAWGNVNLFDYKDTLVSGKVALSLWPVPHGLEDLLNPIGVAGSNPNKETPCVELEFPSFNHTVVFPDEQQIEEHANWIISRELGYNYSLSLSNRLVCDSSISQAEAEQLRALCNRDPLYELSEQEKDFLWRHRHYCVNIPECLPKLLLSVKWNSRDEVSQMYCLLRDWPLMQPESALELLDCNFPDPMVREFALRCLMQGLTDDKISQYLLQLVQVLKYEMYLDNPLARFLIKKALTNQRIGHFFFWHLKSEMHNKTVSRRFGLLLEAFCRSCGIYLKHLNRQVEAMDKLVNITDMLKHEKKDETQKTQMKFLVEHMSRPDYMEALQGFVSPLNPVHQLGNLRLEECRIMSSAKRPLWLNWENPDIMSELLFTNNEIIFKNGDDLRQDMLTLQIIRIMESIWQNQGLDLRMLPYGCLSIGDCVGLIEVVRNSFTIMQIQCKGGLKGALQFNSNTLHHWIREKNKGENYDSAIDLFTRSCAGYCVATFILGIGDRHNSNIMVKENGQLFHIDFGHFLDHKKKKFGYKRERVPFVLTQDFLIVISKGVQECTKTKEFERFQGMCYKAYLAIRQHAGLFINLFSLLLGCGMPELQSFDDISYLRKTLALEKSQQEALEYFTKQMNDAHHGGWTTKMDWIFHTIRHMPNEH encoded by the exons ATGCCGATCTGTGAGTTTGAGCTGGTGAAAGACTCGGAGGTGCAGGACTTCAGGAGGAGCatcctgagtgtgtgtagggAGGCAATGGAGGAGCGTGAGGGAggaggaccacacacacacgctctgtacGTTTACCCCCCCAGTGTGGAGTCATCACCACAACTACCACAACACATCTATGCCAAACTCGACAAAG gGCGTTTAATTGTAACCATCTGGGTGGTGGTGTCTCCATCTAATGCCAAGCAGAAGTACACGCTGAAGATCGCTCACGACTGTGTGCCAGAGCAACTGATCGCTGAGGCTATCAGAAAGAAGACACGCAGTATGCACCTGTCGGCCCAGCAGCTCCgcctgtgtgtgcaggagtATCAGGGGCAGTATATCCTCAAGGTGTGTGGCTGTGATGAGTACCTGCTAGAGAAGTACCCGCTCAGCCAGTACAAG tacatccGTAGTTGTATCATTGTGGGGAAGCTGCCACACCTCATGTTGGTCAGTAAGGACAGTGTGTATGATCAGTTGCCATGCAGTGGCTTCGTTACTCCCTCATACAGCCGTCGCACGCCCCAGCCGAGTCCAAGCCCCGGAGGGGGTGACCCCACTAACCCCCGCTCACTCTGGACCTTCAATGCTCACACTCCACTCCGCATCAGACTCATCTGCGCCACCTACGTCAATGTCAATATCCGAGACATAGACAAG atATATGTGAGGACTGGTATATATCATGGAGGAGAGCCTTTATGTGACAATGTCAACACACAGAGAGTTCCATGTTCCAACCCCCG GTGGAACGAGTGGCTAATGTATGATATCACTTTGACTGATCTCCCACGTGCTGctcgtctctgtctctccatttGCTCCGTCAAGGGTCGTAAGGGGGCTAAAGAG gagcacTGTCCTCTGGCTTGGGGCAATGTTAATCTGTTTGATTATAAAGACACATTGGTCAGTGGTAAAGTTGCTCTGAGTCTGTGGCCTGTTCCACATGGACTAGAGGATCTGCTCAATCCCATTGGTGTGGCAGGATCCAATCccaacaag gAGACCCCATGTGTAGAGTTGGAGTTCCCCTCTTTTAATCACACAGTGGTTTTTCCGGATGAACAGCAGATTGAGGAACATGCTAACTGGATCATCTCCCGAGAGCTGGGATACAACTACTCCCTCAGCctg agtaatCGGTTGGTGTGTGACAGCTCTATCTCTCAGGCGGAAGCTGAACAACTTCGTGCTCTCTGCAACCGAGACCCACTGTATGAGCTCTCAGAGCAGGAGAAAGACTTTCTATGGAGACatcg acattACTGTGTGAATATTCCAGAATGTCTTCCTAAACTGCTTTTGTCTGTCAAATGGAATTCACGGGATGAGGTGTCCCAg atGTATTGTCTGCTCCGTGATTGGCCCCTCATGCAGCCTGAGTCAGCTCTGGAGTTGTTGGACTGTAATTTTCCTGACCCGATGGTGAGAGAGTTTGCTCTGCGGTGCCTTATGCAGGGACTCACTGATGACAAGATCAGTCAGTACCTACTGCAGCTcgttcag gtttTAAAGTATGAGATGTATCTGGATAATCCACTGGCTCGGTTCCTCATTAAAAAagctctgaccaatcagaggatAGGACACTTTTTCTTCTGGCACCTGAA gtcagagATGCACAATAAGACAGTGTCTCGGCGGTTTGGTTTGCTGTTAGAAGCGTTCTGCAGGTCATGTGGGATTTACCTGAAACACCTAAACAGACAGGTTGAAGCCATGGACAAGCTGGTGAACATCACTGACATGCTGAAACATGAAAAGAAGGATGAGACGCAGAAG ACTCAGATGAAGTTTCTGGTTGAACACATGTCACGTCCCGATTACATGGAGGCTCTGCAGGGCTTTGTCTCTCCTCTGAATCCTGTACACCAACTGGGTAACCTCag GTTGGAGGAGTGCAGGATCATGTCTTCAGCAAAGCGTCCTCTTTGGCTGAACTGGGAGAATCCTGACATCATGAGTGAACTTCTCTTCACCAACAACGAGATTATCTTTAAAAATGGAGATG accTGAGGCAGGACATGCTGACACTACAGATCATCAGGATCATGGAGAGCATTTGGCAGAATCAGGGACTCGACCTGCG GATGTTGCCGTATGGGTGTCTCTCTATCGGGGACTGTGTGGGTCTGATTGAGGTGGTGAGGAACTCCTTCACTATAATGCAGATTCAGTGTAAAGGAGGCCTGAAGGGGGCGCTACAGtttaacagtaacacactgcaCCACTGGATCAGAGAGAAGAACAAGGGGGagaa ttatgACAGTGCAATCGATCTGTTCACTCGTTCATGTGCTGGTTACTGTGTAGCCACGTTTATCCTTGGAATTGGAGACAGACACAACAGCAACATCATGGTCAAAGAGAATggacag TTGTTCCATATAGACTTTGGACATTTTCTGGACcataagaagaagaagtttgGTTATAAGCGTGAGCGTGTCCCCTTCGTCCTCACACAGGATTTCCTCATCGTCATCAGCAAAGGAGTGCAGGAGTGTACCAAGACCAAGGAGTTTGAgag gtttCAGGGGATGTGTTACAAAGCATACCTGGCGATCCGTCAGCACGCAGGTCTTTTTATTAACCTGTTCTCATTGTTGTTGGGCTGTGGGATGCCCGAGCTGCAGAGCTTTGACGACATCTCCTACCTGAGGAAAACCCTCGCTCTGGAGAAGAGCCAGCAGGAGGCGCTGGAGTACTTCACCAAGCAGATGAACGATGCCCACCATGGCGGCTGGACCACCAAGATGGACTGGATCTTCCACACTATTCGTCACATGCCCAAtgagcactga